GCTACAAACCTGCAATGCGAATACCGTAAGGACCCCTTAGGCATTACCTCCGCTGCCCCACGTTTATCCTGGGAACTTAATTCACCAACACAGCAGGCTTACCAGGTGTTTGTATCAGACGACCCTGCTGTACGGGAAGGTAACATCTGGAATTCCGGTAAAGTACAAAGCAATGCAACTATTCAGATCGTATACAAAGGCAAAAAGCTGGACCCCGCAAAAGTATATTACTGGAAAGTAAAAACATGGGATGCGCAGGGAATCGCTGCCGGCTGGAGCAATACCGCTTCCTGGCAGATGGGGCTCATTAACCAGGCAGACTGGCTGCAGGCGCGCTGGATAGGTTATGAATCCATGCCGGACACCTCCCTGATCATACCGGCGGCACATGGTGCAGGCAAAAAGGAATGGGGACCAGGGAAAAGTATACTTCCACTTCTCCGCAAAGAATTCAATATTTCAAAACCACTTAAACGTGCCACCATGTTCATTTCAGGGCTGGGGCACTTTGATATGAGCCTGAACGGTGAAAAGGTAGGCGACCATTTCCTTGATCCGGGCTGGACGCAATATAGTAAAGAAGCATTGTACATCACCTTCGATCTGACTGCTCAGCTCAAACAGGGAAAGAACGCTTTAGGCATTATGCTGGGCAATGGCTTCTATCATATACCAAGAGAAAGATACCGCAAGCTCACCGGCTCCTACGGCTATCCAAAAATGATCTGCAGAATGTTGCTGCAATATGAAGATGGCAGCACAGAAAATATTGTCAGCGGAACCGACTGGAAAGCAACACCGGGACCCATCACCTATTCCAGCATTTATGGTGGTGAAAGTTATGATGCACGCCTTGAAAAACAAGGATGGAACCTTCCCGGATACAATGACAGTGACTGGAAGGCTGCAGTGCCGGTGAGTGGCTCCCCGCACCTGGCCAGCCAAACCATGGACCCGCTGAAAGTAACAGACATCCTCCCCACTAAAAAGATCACACATCCCACAGCCAATATATGGATCTATGATGTAGCACAAAATGCATCCGGTATTCCACGCATTAAAGTGAAAGGCAAAAGCGGAGATCAGGTAAAGATCATACCCGGCGAATTGCTGGACGATAGCGGAAAGGTTACCCAGCAGGCTTCCGGTGGCCCCATGTATTACACCTATATCATCAAAGGAACGGAAGCAGAAACCTGGCAACCACAATTCACTTATTACGGATACCGTTACCTGCAGATAGAAGGTGCTGTTCCTGCCAATGAAAACAATCCATCACAATTGCCGGTGCTGCTGGCAGCAGATGGTTTGCACACCCGCCATGCAGCAGCTTCCGCAGGATATTTCAGTTGCTCCAGTGAACTGTTCAATAATATCCATCATCTCATAGACTGGGCTATCCGCAGCAACCTGGCCAGTGTATTAACAGATTGCCCGCACCGCGAAAAACTCGGCTGGCTGGAAGAAGTACACCTGATGGGAAATTCTATCCGGTATAATTACCAGGTACCTGCATTACTGAATAAGATAACAAATGATATGCGCGGTGCGCAAACCGCAGATGGCCTTGTGCCGGACATTGCTCCGGAATATGTAGAATTCCATGGCGGCTTCCGTAATTCTGCTGAATGGGGCAGCGCTTCCGTATTAGTGCCGTGGGACATGTATCGCTGGTATGGAGATAAACGGGCACTGGAAGAGAATTACAGCATGATGGTACGCTACCTGGAATTCCTGGGGAAAAATGCAGCGAAAGATTCCCTGAAACGCGGCCTCGGTGATTGGTTCGACATCGGGCCTAAAGGTGTGGGCGAATCACAGAACACTCCCATTGCATTGACCGCATTCGCCACCTATTATCACGACCTGCAGGTGATGATAGCCACGGCTAAAGTATTAGGTAAACAACAGGATGTAGTGAAGTATGAACAGATCAGTGCCTCCGTTAAAAAGTATTTTAATGATACCTGGCTGGATAAAACCACAGGGCAGTATGCCACCGGCAGTCAAACATCCAATGCCATGGCACTGTATATGGACCTTGTACCATCTGCGCAGAAAGAAACCGTACTGCAGCATATCATCGATGATATCGTTAAAAGAGATAACAGTTTAACCACCGGTGAAATAGGATTCGGTTACCTGCTGCGTTTGCTGAACAACGCCAACCGCTCAGATCTGATCTACACCATGAATAACCGCAAGGATGTGCCCGGTTATGGATTTCAATTAGCAAATGGAGCTACTGCGCTTACAGAATCCTGGCAGGCATACCGTTTTGTTTCCAACAACCACCTGATGCTCGGGCACCTGATGGAATGGTTCTACAGCGGCCTTGCGGGAATAGGCCAGGAACCAGGCAGCATTGCATTCAAAAAGATCCTGATACGCCCGCAACCGGTTGGCGATATCACCTTTGCCAAGGCAGGTTATCATTCCCCATATGGCCTCATTAAAAGCGAATGGCATAAAAGTGACAGCACTTTTGACCTTACCGTACAAATTCCCCCTAACACCTCCGCAACTATCTGTTTGCCTGCTATCGGAAAAGGAAAGGTAATGGGAAACAATGCATTACGGTTCATAAAGAAAGAAAAAGGTATGCTGATCTATGAAGCAGGACCCGGTAGTCACCACCTCTCCCTGCGGTAGATTGACAAAAAAAATTACATATATAAAATATTTGCAGATGAATAATTTTCATCATATAAATATATAGATTTAGATATATGTATATCAATTCACTATGATATCTATTAGGTAAAATATCCCGGGAAACAATGTCATGCTTTTGACAGCTAAGTTGCATAACTGGAAAGCGCCTGAATGCCCTCATAATATTTCGTTGTTAACGCCCGTTTTGTTGCAGTTATCTATTCGTTTTTTTTTGATATTTGCACTAATCGATTTTTAATTACCATATCCGGATAGTTTTTATTTAGTGCCGATCCAGCACCTTTATTTTTTGACGCATAACTATTTTGAAAAACCATGAAAAAAGACTGTATTAATTTACCGAGCATGTTGCTTTTAGCACTTACACTCATACTGACATTTTCCAATTGTAGCAAAACGAGTTCTATTGAAGAAGTAAGAGATGAAACAGGTACCCCGGAAAATCCCGCACCGCCCGTAGATCCAAACGCCAAACAGTACACCCTTGTACCTGATAAAGAAGGCAGACTGGTAATAGATAATAAGGATGGCCTTTATCAACCTGGAGATATCCTTAACCTGAAAGGAACCTTCTATGCTGTTATCTTCTACAATCTGAGTGGAAGTGCCAGTAAACCAATTGTAGTGCGCAATGCACCTGGCACAGTGGTTAAAATAGGAAACCCCGCCTGGGATGGCGGTTCCTGGTCCACTGCCCTGAGCTTTGTGAATTCTCACCACATAAAAGTGGGAGGTTCAACCGCTGCTGAATTTGTTATCAACGGTTCTACCAAAGCCAGCCGCAACGCCTACTTCAATCTTTCCTTAAGTGCGCATTCCGATAATTTTGATATTGGTTTCATCACCATTATCAACGGAGGTACTGGTATATGGGCAAAAACAGATCCTGTGAAAAATGATGCCAGCACACATTATCCGAATAGCTATATGGAAAACCTCTCCATCCATGATGTGTCTGTTACCGGTACTTACAACGAAGCGATGTACATCGGCCATACTGCCACTTACTGGAACCTGAGCACCAATCAGTCCGTTTACGAACTGGCTCCCGGCCAGGTACCAGGCGGAGACCTGGTGCAACCCATCAAATGGCGTAAGGTGAAGATCTATAACAATAAAGTGAAAGACATTGGCGCGGATGGTATACAAACCGCAGCGATCGATCAGCTGGAAGTATCCAACAACGATGTTACCAACTGGGGCCTGCAGCACAATCCATCTCACAGCGGCGGGTTGTTGATCGGCGGAAGGGTGACTGCCTCTAATGTGCACGACAATGTGATACATGATGGCTGGGGCGATCTTTGCCAGTTCTTTGGATCAGGAGAAACCGGCGCACAGCATACCATCACCAATAATCTTTTCCGCGATAACACGGCAAACGATGGCGTTACTTTCCGTGGAACAGATGATGCCGTGATTAAGTTCACCAACAATACCGTAGCACGTCCTTTTGGTGTGGCATTGCGCATCAACGGGCTCCTGGGTCAGAAAGCCAGACAGCTCATCAGCGCCAACGCATTCATTCAACCCCGCACAGGCGGCGGTGTGGTGGATGACCGCGCTTATATCTATACTGAAAATGGCGGGCAGGTAACGGAAGGAACAGGCACAAGCATCAACACTAAATTTCCCACTATCGCAGCAGCGGGTGTGGATGTAAATAATTACTTTCAGCCATTACCCGGCTCTGCATTATTAAGTACCGGGTTCAGGTTAAAAGCTTTCTAAAAAGAAAAAGGGCTGTCTCCATTAAGACAGCCCTTTTTTTATGTTTAGCCTTTTTTACCGCTGAGCATGGGAACAAAAGAAAAATCATCAAATACTTCTTCCTGGAATTCATCTTCTCCGGTTTTGGTGATGCGCAGCATCCTTTGTATGTCCTGCGCGCCCACAGGGATCACCATCTTCCCTCCCACTTTTAACTGTTTCAACAACTTCTCCGGAATAGCAGGCGCTGCCGCTGTCACCAATATCTTATCGAAAGGTGCATAGGTGGGTAATCCCTCATAACCGTCCCCATAAAAGAACTTGATGGTAGGATACTTTGATTTGTAAGGAAATGTTTTTACAAGATCAAACAGTTTCTTTTGTCTTTCGATAGTGTACAGGTTTACTTTCAGCTCTCCCAGTACACATGCCTGGTAAGCGCTGCCGGTGCCTATCTCCAGCACCTTTTCAAATGGTTTAACGTCTAACAACTGGGTTTGATACGCTACAGTATAGGGCTGTGAAATGGTTTGCCCTTCTCCGATGGGAAAAGCCCTGTCTTCATAGGCAATTCCCTCAAAAGCTGTATCCAGGAAGTAATGCCGTGGGATGTTGTTAATGGCCGCCAATACGTTTTCGTCCGTAATTCCTTTCTGCCTGATATTGTCTACCAATTGTTTGCGTAATCCTTTTTGCTTATAATTATCTTCGTACCGCCTCATGGGCGCAAAAATAGAAGTTTTTCGATCATTGCAAAACAGTTTGATAGATGGCGTTTTACGATCTGTCCAAAGAAGAAAGGTCCGCATTGGTCCGGCAAATGGAAGCCGTAATAGAAAAGGCAGTGCAAACCAGCCAATTACAATCGCTGTTATTATACGCGGCAGACGAGGATACTTATATCCGCAAAAATGCCTACCAGGCATTAGGTAAAATATACCCCGCCCAACCTGCGGCCGTATTGCAGGCCATTACAACCCTTGTACAGCACCCGGAAGCCAAAGTGAGGCAAACAGCCATTAATGCCGCCGGAGAGATAGGACGGCATGATTTTAGTGCTGTTCGCGCCTACATGGACCAGGGCCTCACAGATGCTCACCATAGCGTGCGTAATGCAGTGATCGGGTCTGTAAAGAAGATGGGGGAAAAGAACCCGGTGCCGGTATTAGCATGGGCAAAAGGATACCTGCAACATCCGGATAAAGAGATCCGCCGGGAAATATGCCACGGCATTGAGCTAAGAGGGCGTACACACCCGCAGGACATCCTCCCCCTTCTCAAAACCCTGCAGTTCGACAAAACAGCCCGCGTCAGGAATACCCTGGTACACGTGCTGGGGCAGATAGCCTATAAGAAAGGCTGCCTTGAAACCGTAACCGCAGACCTTAAGACCTGGGAGAACACGGAACTGGTAAAGGCTGCGCTGGATGAAATAGCGGATGTACATGAACGTTACAAGGATTTTGCCGTTAAAACACAGGAAGAGGCCATTGCCTATATGGCCAAACATTTCGGGGATATTTAAATTTCTCATTATTTTACATCAGCAATTGATCATTAGTGGCTTGTAAACAGTAAATTGAATCATGGACGCAAACATTTTAAGCAAAGTAGAGCAATGGCTCAATGGCGGTTTCGATGAAGAAACAGTAGCCACCATCCTCCAACTCCAAAAAGAAAACCCGGACGAACTCACCGATGCATTTTATCGAAACCTCGAATTCGGCACTGGCGGCCTCCGTGGCATTATGGGCGTAGGTACCAACCGGATGAATAAATATACCGTAGGTATGGCCACCCAGGGTTTTGCCAATTATCTGAAAAACTCCTTCACGGGAGAGATTAAGATGGCAATTGCACATGACAGCCGCAATAACAGCCGCTTCTTTGCTGAAGTGACGGCCAATGTAATGGCCGCCAACGGCATCAAAGTATATCTCTTTGAAGCCCTCCGCCCCACACCGGAACTGTCCTTCGCCATCCGCCATCTCAAATGCCAGGCAGGCGTAGTGCTCACTGCTTCCCATAATCCCCGGGAATACAACGGGTATAAAGCTTACTGGGATGATGGTGCACAACTTGTACCACCGCACGACAAAAACGTGATCACGGAAGTGGATAAGATCGCCAGCATCGGCGATGTGAAGTGGACAGGCTGGTCTGAGAACATCCATCCTATCGGAAAAGAAATAGACGAAGCCTACATGCAAATGCTGAAAGGCCTCAGCGTATATCCAGAAGTGATCGCAGCACAACACGATCTCAGGATAGTGTATACACCTATCCATGGTACGGGCATTACCCTGGTACCCGAGGTGCTGCAACGTTTCGGTTTCACCAATGTACATGTGGTGGAAGAGCAATCCAAACCGGATGGTAACTTCCCTACTGTAGTATATCCTAACCCCGAGGAATCAGAAGCTATGAGCATCGGCCTCAAAAAAGCCGCTGCACTGAACGCAGACATACTCCTGGGAACAGACCCTGATTCTGATCGTGTAGGGATTGCCGTTAAAGACCATACCGGCAAATGGATCTTACTGAATGGTAACCAAACCGCCGTACTGCTCTTCAACTACATCGTAGAAGGCCGCAAACGTAAAGGTTTAACACAGCCGAATGATTACATCTGCAAAACCATCGTAACATCAGACCTGATAGATGTATTTGCAGCCAGCAATGAGATAAGGTGCTACAACACCCTCACCGGTTTCAAATGGATCGCAGACCTTATCCATCAGAAAGAAGGAAAAGAAAACTTCATTTGCGGCGGAGAAGAATCTTATGGTTATATGATCGGTGATAATGTACGGGATAAAGATGCCATCGCTTCCGTTGCCATGATCTGCGAAATGGCAGCCTATGCAAAGAACGAAGGCAGAAGCCTCTTTGAACAACTGATCGATATTTATATTCGCTACGGTTTCTACAAAGAGTCCCTCATTTCCATCACAAAGAAAGGTATGAAAGGTGCAGAAGAGATCGCAGAAATGATGACTGCCTACCGCAACAATCCGCCTGTTATCATCAACGGCCAGCCTGTAGTGAAATTGTTCGACTACCAATTACAGCATGTAACAAACCTGAGCTCAGGAGAAAAAACACCGCTGGATCTGCCCAGATCCAATGTATTACAATTCCTCCTGGCAGACGGCAGCCGTATATCCGCCCGCCCTTCCGGCACGGAACCCAAGATCAAATTCTACTTCAGCGTGCATGAAAACCTGGAAAGCGTGGCAGACCTGGAGAGAGTAGAACAGATCCTGGACAGTAAAGTAACCAACATTATTCACGACATGAAGCTTGGATGAGGGGTCATGCCTTAAAAAGAACGCATATCCTGTTGCAGAACATTGGCCGTTGTGTTGGCCTGTTGGCTATCCTTCTTTTTATCTCTCTTAAAGTTTCTTCACAAAACCATACATTCTTCCAGAACCCGGACTCTGTCATCAAAGGCAGGGTCTGGGCACTGGGAGTAGGCAGTGCCATGGCATACGGCGGATCTTTACTGGTATTGAATCAATACTGGTATAAGGATTATGCCAAACGTGATTTCCATACCATCAACGATGCCGGCGAATGGCTGCAGATGGATAAGTTCGGACATGTATATACTACTTACCTGTTTTCAAAATACAGCCGTGAGTTATGGAGATGGAGTGGCTTACCCCGCAAGCAGCAGATCTGGATCGGAGGATTAAGTGGCTTTGCCTATCAATCTGTAATAGAGTTACTGGATGCACACTCCACACACTGGGGATTCTCCTGGAGCGATATGGGCGCCAATGCCATAGGTTCAGCGGCTATGATCAGCCAGGAACTGATATGGAATGAACCCCGCTTTCAATTAAAATTCTCTTCTTTCCCCATTCACTACCGTGATCCGGTGTTAAAAGCCCGCGCCGTAAACCAGTTCGGGGAACGTTATACAGAACGCACTTTAAAGGATTATAACGCA
This DNA window, taken from Chitinophaga niabensis, encodes the following:
- a CDS encoding family 78 glycoside hydrolase catalytic domain gives rise to the protein MMKYFLAVLGMFQACHLFGQATNLQCEYRKDPLGITSAAPRLSWELNSPTQQAYQVFVSDDPAVREGNIWNSGKVQSNATIQIVYKGKKLDPAKVYYWKVKTWDAQGIAAGWSNTASWQMGLINQADWLQARWIGYESMPDTSLIIPAAHGAGKKEWGPGKSILPLLRKEFNISKPLKRATMFISGLGHFDMSLNGEKVGDHFLDPGWTQYSKEALYITFDLTAQLKQGKNALGIMLGNGFYHIPRERYRKLTGSYGYPKMICRMLLQYEDGSTENIVSGTDWKATPGPITYSSIYGGESYDARLEKQGWNLPGYNDSDWKAAVPVSGSPHLASQTMDPLKVTDILPTKKITHPTANIWIYDVAQNASGIPRIKVKGKSGDQVKIIPGELLDDSGKVTQQASGGPMYYTYIIKGTEAETWQPQFTYYGYRYLQIEGAVPANENNPSQLPVLLAADGLHTRHAAASAGYFSCSSELFNNIHHLIDWAIRSNLASVLTDCPHREKLGWLEEVHLMGNSIRYNYQVPALLNKITNDMRGAQTADGLVPDIAPEYVEFHGGFRNSAEWGSASVLVPWDMYRWYGDKRALEENYSMMVRYLEFLGKNAAKDSLKRGLGDWFDIGPKGVGESQNTPIALTAFATYYHDLQVMIATAKVLGKQQDVVKYEQISASVKKYFNDTWLDKTTGQYATGSQTSNAMALYMDLVPSAQKETVLQHIIDDIVKRDNSLTTGEIGFGYLLRLLNNANRSDLIYTMNNRKDVPGYGFQLANGATALTESWQAYRFVSNNHLMLGHLMEWFYSGLAGIGQEPGSIAFKKILIRPQPVGDITFAKAGYHSPYGLIKSEWHKSDSTFDLTVQIPPNTSATICLPAIGKGKVMGNNALRFIKKEKGMLIYEAGPGSHHLSLR
- a CDS encoding right-handed parallel beta-helix repeat-containing protein; the encoded protein is MLLLALTLILTFSNCSKTSSIEEVRDETGTPENPAPPVDPNAKQYTLVPDKEGRLVIDNKDGLYQPGDILNLKGTFYAVIFYNLSGSASKPIVVRNAPGTVVKIGNPAWDGGSWSTALSFVNSHHIKVGGSTAAEFVINGSTKASRNAYFNLSLSAHSDNFDIGFITIINGGTGIWAKTDPVKNDASTHYPNSYMENLSIHDVSVTGTYNEAMYIGHTATYWNLSTNQSVYELAPGQVPGGDLVQPIKWRKVKIYNNKVKDIGADGIQTAAIDQLEVSNNDVTNWGLQHNPSHSGGLLIGGRVTASNVHDNVIHDGWGDLCQFFGSGETGAQHTITNNLFRDNTANDGVTFRGTDDAVIKFTNNTVARPFGVALRINGLLGQKARQLISANAFIQPRTGGGVVDDRAYIYTENGGQVTEGTGTSINTKFPTIAAAGVDVNNYFQPLPGSALLSTGFRLKAF
- a CDS encoding protein-L-isoaspartate(D-aspartate) O-methyltransferase → MRRYEDNYKQKGLRKQLVDNIRQKGITDENVLAAINNIPRHYFLDTAFEGIAYEDRAFPIGEGQTISQPYTVAYQTQLLDVKPFEKVLEIGTGSAYQACVLGELKVNLYTIERQKKLFDLVKTFPYKSKYPTIKFFYGDGYEGLPTYAPFDKILVTAAAPAIPEKLLKQLKVGGKMVIPVGAQDIQRMLRITKTGEDEFQEEVFDDFSFVPMLSGKKG
- a CDS encoding HEAT repeat domain-containing protein; translation: MAFYDLSKEERSALVRQMEAVIEKAVQTSQLQSLLLYAADEDTYIRKNAYQALGKIYPAQPAAVLQAITTLVQHPEAKVRQTAINAAGEIGRHDFSAVRAYMDQGLTDAHHSVRNAVIGSVKKMGEKNPVPVLAWAKGYLQHPDKEIRREICHGIELRGRTHPQDILPLLKTLQFDKTARVRNTLVHVLGQIAYKKGCLETVTADLKTWENTELVKAALDEIADVHERYKDFAVKTQEEAIAYMAKHFGDI
- a CDS encoding phospho-sugar mutase, giving the protein MDANILSKVEQWLNGGFDEETVATILQLQKENPDELTDAFYRNLEFGTGGLRGIMGVGTNRMNKYTVGMATQGFANYLKNSFTGEIKMAIAHDSRNNSRFFAEVTANVMAANGIKVYLFEALRPTPELSFAIRHLKCQAGVVLTASHNPREYNGYKAYWDDGAQLVPPHDKNVITEVDKIASIGDVKWTGWSENIHPIGKEIDEAYMQMLKGLSVYPEVIAAQHDLRIVYTPIHGTGITLVPEVLQRFGFTNVHVVEEQSKPDGNFPTVVYPNPEESEAMSIGLKKAAALNADILLGTDPDSDRVGIAVKDHTGKWILLNGNQTAVLLFNYIVEGRKRKGLTQPNDYICKTIVTSDLIDVFAASNEIRCYNTLTGFKWIADLIHQKEGKENFICGGEESYGYMIGDNVRDKDAIASVAMICEMAAYAKNEGRSLFEQLIDIYIRYGFYKESLISITKKGMKGAEEIAEMMTAYRNNPPVIINGQPVVKLFDYQLQHVTNLSSGEKTPLDLPRSNVLQFLLADGSRISARPSGTEPKIKFYFSVHENLESVADLERVEQILDSKVTNIIHDMKLG
- a CDS encoding DUF2279 domain-containing protein, whose product is MRGHALKRTHILLQNIGRCVGLLAILLFISLKVSSQNHTFFQNPDSVIKGRVWALGVGSAMAYGGSLLVLNQYWYKDYAKRDFHTINDAGEWLQMDKFGHVYTTYLFSKYSRELWRWSGLPRKQQIWIGGLSGFAYQSVIELLDAHSTHWGFSWSDMGANAIGSAAMISQELIWNEPRFQLKFSSFPIHYRDPVLKARAVNQFGERYTERTLKDYNAQTYWLSVNPWSFAKESNFPKWLNIAVGYGAEGLYDAKRNDWTDDQGVTYDYTHIRRTRQFYLSPDIDLTKIPTRRKGLKILFQVLNMVKIPAPALEINGAGKLKMHALYF